The DNA segment AGGTGATGTGGTAAACAATAGGGCGAGTCTGTGTGTGGGTTTCCCCTCAGCGGGTATACGTGCACAGACTCGGCCTGGCACACGGAGCAGCAGCGCCTCCGATGAAGGGGCCATGTTTGATTTGGCACGCCGTTAATAAGTTCTTGGCTGCGGAAATGACAGAAATAGTAATTAAGGAAACTGGGTGATTTTATTGGCCACAGAGTTTATATCCCTCCAGATGTTAGGCAGCTGCGTTAGGAACTGCACTGCGACGTGGGGAGTAACGCTGGGTGGCAGGAAGATTATTCAGTGTCAAAGAAAATTTCATTTGTGTGCAATTCTTTAATGTGTAGCTTATTTCTGTTACCAGTGCACAAGCATGATAGGGTCCCCCTCCTGTGTGCACTTATCCAGAAGCCTGAGCCCTGACAACTAGGGGGTCTGCTGAGCCTTATTCAGCCATGATGCTGCTGTTCCATCTGGCGTTCACTTAAAGTGCATCAGTCCATTAACGTTCAGCCTGTGATCTGGAGATGGCTTTAATCTAACACTATAAACTCCACTTAATTACATCCTCcaaaaaacagcacatttaaTTATAACAACAGTAATCGTGCAGGAGAAGTGGCCACTGGATCTGAGCAACATGGAACTGCTAATGAGGCATTGAGGATGGTGAGAGGCCCGAATGGATGAACAATCTTTTTCCAGCATGTTCATCCTGTCGGTTTAGCTGTTAATAGAGGGTCCAGAACGTGTTATCCTTGGTGTTAGTGTGCATTTGTGTCTTAGCTAGAAAAAGGTAAAATGGATGACGCTCACAGATACTGGTACAATATTACACAGCAAACCACTATGAGtgggaaaatatatttttttgtctgatttATGGATGAATTGCATGTATAATATCTTCTACATTTGAATTTACACGAAGAACAAATATCAAAACTGCATTTGTTAACCTGAAAGCCATTTGAAACTTATAGCAAGGTAAATAGAATGAggtttttgtcttttctcttaAAAAAACTAAAGCAAAAACTCTTCACTATTTTTGTCTACTTGCAATTAAAACATTGTCTAAGACATAGTACCTTTATATGTGATTTAAAGCAACACCTACTCTGATAATCATGTTGTTTCCTGTTTTGGAGATTCTCCTGCTCTTGGTCGAAGTTACTCAGATCCTTATGTGCTGCTGCAACAAGATTATCAACTttatagtgtttttgttttttttgttttttttttaattaaatcatcATCCAAAGACGAGAtttttggttttattaagtATACacatgatcaggcataacattatgaccacctgcctaatattggtgttggtccccctgacccgtcctgcactgtgtattctgacacctttctatcagaaccagcattaacttcttcagcaatttgagcaacagtagctcgtctgttggatcggatcacacgcgCCAatcttctctccccacgtccatcaatgagccttgtctgtcatgaccctgtcgccggttcaccactgttccttccttggaccacttttgatagatactgaccactgcagaccgggaacaccccacaagagctgcagttttggagatgctctgatccagtggtctagccatcacaatttcgtcaaactcgctcaaatccttacgcttgtccatttttcctgcatctaacacatcaactttgaggacaaaatgttgacttgctgcctaatatatcccacccactaacaggtgccatgatgaggagatcatcagtcttattcacgtcacctctcactgctcagaatgttatggctgattggtgtacatatACTGAATTAGATTAAGCCTgatttgtataaataaacattatctAAATTCGCCTGTAGTGCCTTGCTTTAAAGGCTGAAGAACATTTTTATCAGAGCACTTTATGAAGATATTTCACAAATAACAAGACCATCAGGAATtagatatacagtattttaGTGTAATTAATGGTCATATCCTTAGGAAATTATTAAAAGCATTATTAGGCCAGTTAACTTAAACTGTTGGGTAAATAAGTGTCTGAATAAATGatcttttaaacttttttttattaagtattTAGGTGTAAATAACACTAAAGCTAAAAGGATGGATCTACTTTTCTCAAATAATCCGCCTAGACTGTATTAAAGTCACGGGCCACTTCCGGTTTTGCAAAACAGCCAAAGATGGCGTCCGGCACAGAGGTAAACACAACCGTGGTGGTCAAGAAACGTGGAATTATCTTCACTTgttctgatttgtttatttattttgtttatttgtataaaagaGGCCACCTCTAAGACAACGTCCCTTGCTTTATATTCgcttttcacatttctctcaTTCCGTGCTTTAAGCTAACTAGCgattattagcattagcattgttaGCATTAGTTCTCGTGGCTAATCGGGGTGAATTTGAAAAGCGTTGATTTTTCGTCTACAGCTTTGCGCCGCTTGTGTCGTCTGATTTGTTTGATTTAATACTCTTTATAACGCCCAAAGATGAGCTTTAacatgactctgtgtgtgtttagtgtgtaaataagctgttgtgtttgtgtcgtGTTGGATGTAGGTGTGCGGAGCAGCCAGTGACGAGGAACCGACGGAAAGTTTAGCGTCAcagaagagagaggaaaggCTGAGGAAGTTCCGAGAGCTTCATCTAAAAAGGGTGAGACAAGACAAacctttaaatcatttaaagagTCATCTTTAAGGAAAGATTCAGTTCAGGACTCTTTCTCTATTACCTAACCCTAGGTACCTTATCTAACCCTGACTCTAACCCTGTGTCTATCAGGGAATGTTTTTGGGACAAGGGTGCCGTTACTTTTGTAACTTTGAATGACCCATGAGAGTGAGGATCATCTAAATTTTGTAGTAAATAAAttattgcactttatgtagaaTGCTTTATTGTTGCTTTAGTATGCTTTACAAAAGTAGGTAGTAGTAAGTAGTATAGAGTAACATGTATGGTGCTCTCaagcagttaaggctctgggtcactgatcGGAAGGGTGGAGGTTCgagccccagtactgccaagctaACGCTATTGGAtccccttaaccctccctgctccaggggtgccgtatcatggctgacccatGAGAGTGAGACTCATCTGACTCAGCTGACCCATGAGAGTGAACCCTAATATTCctaataagctgggatatgcgaaaagctaggggcagtggtggctcaagtggttaaggctctgggttgttgatgggaGGATCGGACCACCAAGCTCCAcctgctgggcaattgagcaaaggAATTttagcccttaaccctctctgctccaggggtactgtatcatagctgcccctgcacttaTGACCTCAActtcctaagctgggatatgcgaagaaaagaattccactgtgctgtaatgtatgtgtggcgatgaTGAAGGCTATTTGtatgttataaatgtgttacAGCTAGGGCTGTCAATAGATTATAAATCCTTGTCTATTGACAGATTTTCAATAGATTTTTAGACGCTATTAATTGCACTCATTTTGTGTGATTAACTGTGATTAATTGCACACTTTGCTAGTAGAACCTGTGATGTGTGTCgcttttaaattatattttagacTCTGAGCTTCGATGGTCGGCCAGTTCTTGTTTACAGTATATGCACTCAACTTTGTGTTTATCCAGAGTCGTTTAGCTATCCAGTTTTCTTTCAAAAGAGAAATGTCCGCCTACCAGAGATACTGGTGCTTACGACATTGTAGATGCTAAGAGTAATAAACTCCTGACCCCTATATCATCCGCGTGACGCAAATTACAATAATGACCTTCCTTTAggtgtttcagtattttatttgcGTTCAAATATTTTAACGCGATAAGGATTTTGTATTAATTGCATGCACTAATGCGTTAACGTTGACAGTCCTAGTTACAACACAAGTCAACAATTAAGGTTGTATGTGCTACAAACTACAGGAAAGTCAGTGTTGGGCCATGGGCATGAACTGAATTCTGCCTCGCTTGCGAGAGTCGCTTATAGGGTAAAAGCCTCCACCTGGGTAATGAACTTTGACGTCTTTGTCGCTTTGCAGAACGAAGCTCGTAAACTGAATCATCAGGAAGTGGTGGAGGAGGACAAGCGCCTGAAGCTGCCCTCTAACTGGGAGGCTAAGAAAGCTCGACTCGAATATGAGCTTATGGTGGACGAAAAGAAGAAGGTAAAGAATAAGACGATGCCATGAATTTTCAGCCCTGTGCAAAACACAACACTTACTGATAAACCTTTTGTTATATACTTTTTACCCACGGCTTGGTTTACCGTTCAGTTAGTCTGTAGCCGGTTTCCGTGACCACGATCTGTATTGCCGTGTATTTCGCCACTGGCTGCGTTTGGACTTTTCAAGTCTTCCTGAATATAAAGGATTTAAAGTGTTAGATATACATGACCTCCTCGTGCATCTTAAGTCTAAGGTTTATATCTGTGCCGATCATCCATGTGCACTTTAGGAGTGTGCGGCTCGAGGGGAGGATTACCACCGCGTGAAACTGTTGGAGATCAGCGCAGAGGATGCTGAGAGAtgggagaggaagaagaagaagaagcaaaacCCTGATCCTGGCTTCTCAGGTAAACTACTTCATGTTTCTAGCACTATTTGGGCTTCTTTTATTAGTAAGGACTGTAAATAGCATCATAAATTAAgacaaaatgaatcatttaaagatttatttagagttctattattattattattattattattattataataaaaggtAGTTTTATTGCTATAGAAGTGAGTCAAAGGAGCTTccacttctgtttttttcctgatcCTTCATATCGTTCTCACAGCTGTTTGTGCACTTGACCTTTTGGGGGGTTTTCTGGACGTAACTAAATGTAAATAAGCCGTGACAGGAACTCACTTGCGCTCGGTTTGGCtttctcaaacattctcatacacacaacatgACTAAAAAATGATGAACGAGGCCCAGAGTGTGTATTGTACCTCTGTGGTTTTGTAGCCAATAGAAACGGCAGGCACAGATTTATTATACAATAATGTAACTCTGCTGGATATTTTATAAGTCTTTCCATCTAGAGCTAAGATTTCAACATGACATATATTACCACTCGCTGTATTTCCATGTTTCGCATCAGAATGGAATATTTAAACCTGCGTTATAATCAGTGTAGTATTTTAAAGGGCAGGAGCACACAGGTCATGCTGGTTTAAATGTTAGTGAGTTAAGTCTCTCCATCGCCTCTGCCATGTGAGGAGATTAAACGATGTGGAAATTCAACCGGGCCTGGTTTAGGTTTCCGCCCCTGTTTGTGATCAGTTACGCTAATTACGTTCTGCCCTTCGGTCTCCTCATCATCTGTCGTCactcctgctttttttttgttggggACTGGGGGACcctttaatttgttcattactTCTCCGTTCTCTCTGCAGGGTACGCCGAGGCCCAGCTGAGGCAATACCAGAGGCTCACTAAACAGATAAAGCCTGATATGGAAAGCTACGAAAGGCAAAGAGAGGAGTGGTGAGCATCTGCTTACTCTAATTACGCTTCACTGATGATGTCTATTTCCTTCTAGCTGTAGTTACCTTAAAGCTGAGTAACTAACTcctggaggatgatgatgaacattGATTAGACAGTGTTTTTAGATTCTCTGGGTGAAAAAAGGCTCT comes from the Hemibagrus wyckioides isolate EC202008001 linkage group LG03, SWU_Hwy_1.0, whole genome shotgun sequence genome and includes:
- the syf2 gene encoding pre-mRNA-splicing factor syf2, whose product is MASGTEVCGAASDEEPTESLASQKREERLRKFRELHLKRNEARKLNHQEVVEEDKRLKLPSNWEAKKARLEYELMVDEKKKECAARGEDYHRVKLLEISAEDAERWERKKKKKQNPDPGFSGYAEAQLRQYQRLTKQIKPDMESYERQREECGEDFHPTSNSLIHGTHVPSRDAIDRMQEDIEKQIEKRSKFSRRRAYNDDADIDYINERNAKFNKKAERFYGKYTAEIKQNLERGTAV